TAGTAAAATTCTTCTTCTTCCAAATCGCATTCGTATTTTTATGGTTAAATAATGTCCACTGTTCAACCTCATCAGTCTCATCAAATTGCATATTATTCCAAATGAAGAGAGTCGGGCACTTTTTCAAAGATGTCAAATAGTATTGTCTTTGGCTTTTTATGGGTGTCGTGACAAGCTCGTTATCTCTGAACGCCTCGCTACTCAAATCAAAAGCAACAACGGTTAGCACAATAAAATCACCGAAacaattggttgtattttgatgGACCCAATAAATCACTCCATTAAGACAAAGGCTATCGGTGATACTCCGCAAAGCCAACTTCTTAGTCTCTGAGCTAGGTAAAGATTTTAAGTCTATCGGGTTCCAATATTTCGATCCAACAGTCAGTATCGCGGCCTTGGTAGTATACCCTTTGCTTGTGCTTCGGTAAATACTACACAGAACTTTGAATACCTTTTGTACAGGATCAAACCCTAATGCATACCCAAATCTGAATCGATCACCCGACTTAATAGTTATAGCAGGAAGACGGATAAAATCCCGGGTTTTTATGTTTAAAAGACCGACACACGTTAAAAATGGATGAAAGAGACAAATTAGGTCGTTGCATATATTGGACTTGTAAAAATTACTCATAACAAAATTAGTGAAATAAACATCCTGTCCTCTGATCCGAGGGGTAGCTGTTTTGGGGGTGTTGTCATCGTTGAGCTCGTATGAGATAACCGAGTCTTTACTCCAACAAGTCGAGCGTTCCACAAAAGCAAGTTTCGGATGTTTATCATATGAACGAGAGTGTTTAAGCAAGAATGCTTGTATGGTTAATGTATCATTCCAGTGTCTCGAAACACACTTGAATCTTGACAATGACTTGGGTGGCAGCCGCGACAGGATATCAATCTGAATTTCTTCCGTAATGTCTGTATTTGATGCATTGCTCGTATCGCACATCCGCCTTTTAACTCTGCCTTTAACCTTTTGCTCGACATTCATCTCCATGGAACTATCAAATACTCGAGTAACCGTGATTGAAGTATTTGAATGAGAACTTTAATTATATACGATCGAAGTATTTGAATGAGATTATCACATGAAAATTCTATCATATATACTCCGAATCTTTTTAAATTATATTGAGTTTATCTCTTCAATTATTTCTTTCCTAGTTTCATTCGTATACAATCTCTTTAATTACTTCTGTGGTTCAATTTGGAAATTTATGGCTAAATGAGGGTATTTGGCAAAATAATTGGGATTTCGGAGTTGGTTTTAAACTATTTGGATCAATAGGTCCACGTCactaattttattttttattttttcaaattttaggTAAAACCGTCAATTAAGGTAGCGGCTTTATTGTTGTTATTCATAACATTAATAGCCGTGTATTTATAAGATTTTTACAATGGAAAAGCCGCTAGTTAGACCAGCGGCTTTATCCCTCGTCAGACTAATAGAAGCTATATCATACGCATTACGCAAATAGAAGCTA
This sequence is a window from Silene latifolia isolate original U9 population chromosome 8, ASM4854445v1, whole genome shotgun sequence. Protein-coding genes within it:
- the LOC141594559 gene encoding putative F-box protein At1g46840, which codes for MEMNVEQKVKGRVKRRMCDTSNASNTDITEEIQIDILSRLPPKSLSRFKCVSRHWNDTLTIQAFLLKHSRSYDKHPKLAFVERSTCWSKDSVISYELNDDNTPKTATPRIRGQDVYFTNFVMSNFYKSNICNDLICLFHPFLTCVGLLNIKTRDFIRLPAITIKSGDRFRFGYALGFDPVQKVFKVLCSIYRSTSKGYTTKAAILTVGSKYWNPIDLKSLPSSETKKLALRSITDSLCLNGVIYWVHQNTTNCFGDFIVLTVVAFDLSSEAFRDNELVTTPIKSQRQYYLTSLKKCPTLFIWNNMQFDETDEVEQWTLFNHKNTNAIWKKKNFTNNFSIGVPHEVHAAATVAGSSTLLQYSKWINSEYSWYLLYDLEKFAVE